In the genome of Ferrovibrio terrae, the window GGTGGCGAATCCGGCGTTTGGTCATCAGATGCATCACATCTTCGATGGTGTCGTGACTGGAGCAGACCATCACGTTGCGGGTCATGATGGTGTCGGCGCTCTGCTGCAGCAGATCCGTGCCGATCATGGCCAGACCGCGCACGATGTCGCGTTCGGAAAGGATGCCGGCGATGCCGCCGTCGCTGCGCAGCACCATCACCGCGCCAATACCCTTGTCGGCCAGCTTCTGGCAAACCGTCTCGATGCCATCGTCGGGCCGGACGCTGATCACGCCGGGTGTCTTGTCCTTGAGAATTGCCGCAACGGTCATGGTGTTCCTCCTGGGCTTGCCCGCACTGCGGCGGGTCTGTCGCTATCGATTCGTGAAAATCGTCCTTTCCTGCCGAACGTTGCAGGGGCCCGCCGGGTTCAGCCGATGGGCTGCAATCCGTGGCGCTGCGCTGGAAATCCAATGACGTAAGGTGCTGGCGGCCGCATGGCCATCTGCGAGGGCGCCAGTGCGGACTCCAGTGCAGGCGCGGTCTGGGACGAGCGGACGGTGTTGACCGGTGCTCATGCGGGCCTCCCCGGTGCTGACGCTGCCGATTCCGCCCAGGAGCGATACCTGGGACGGCGCCGGGCGGCACCACCGACAGTCTCGGACAAGCCCGGGGCAATGACAAGACAGTTTGCCGGCCGGTGAAAATGGGCCCATACGGGGGGATTTAAGTATTTGAACCGGCTCCAGCTTTGCCGTGACTCAGCAGGCCGGTGGGAGCCTTGCGGGCAGGGATCGGTTCAGTTAAGGTCCGCGCCGTTTTCGACCCCCGGCCGAGGTTTACGCCTCCAGCCGGTCCTCGCGGAGAGGTGCCAGAGTGGTCGATCGGGGCGGTCTCGAAAACCGTTGTGCGTGCAAGCGTACCGTGGGTTCGAATCCCACCCTCTCCGCCAAATATCCGCTCCAGGATATTGAAATCATTCCCCTGCGTTTCACGCCGGGCGCTCTACCCACAAACGCCAGAAATAAACCGCCGCGGCCCGGCACGGGTCACGCGGCGGTTCGATCTGTGAAACGGATTACATGGCCTTGGCGGTGATGCCCACGGCCTTACCCACGGTGGCGTTCCAGCGGGTCACGCAATCGGCGCCGCAGCGCTTAGCGAAATCCGGCAGGATCGCTTCGGCGAACGCCTTCTTGCGCAGGGCCTGGTCGGCATCGGTGACCGGCACCAGCACCATCTTGGCCGGAGCCCCCTCCGGGCAGGGCGCGGTGCCCGTGTTGCAGGCCACGCCGATCGCCGTCTCGGTGGCCGCCTGCGCGAAGATGTTGTCTTCCAGCACACGTACCTCCTTGGTCATCAGGGCTTGCACGCGGGCGTCCAGCTTGTTCCACCAGGCCAGGTTGGCCGTGGTGGCCGCAAGGCCGAAGTTCACCGGCATCGGCAGCAGATGGGTGGCAGCCTCATGCCATTTCGACTTGTAGCCCGAGAGTGAGCCGGTGATGGCGCAATCCACCACGCCCTTGGCCAGTGCCGGCTGTACTTCGGCAAAGGCGATGTTGAGAGGCGAGCCGCCCAGGTAGTTGACGAAAGACTGCTGCGAGATGCCCGATGCGCGCACCTTCTTGCCCTTCAGGTCGGCCAGGCTGCTGATCTTGTCACGGCAATAGATCACCTGTGCCTGATATGAGCCGAAGCCAAGCAGCTTGACCCCATGCTTGCCTTCATATTCCGCGGCCAGC includes:
- a CDS encoding CBS domain-containing protein — encoded protein: MTVAAILKDKTPGVISVRPDDGIETVCQKLADKGIGAVMVLRSDGGIAGILSERDIVRGLAMIGTDLLQQSADTIMTRNVMVCSSHDTIEDVMHLMTKRRIRHLPVVDNSKLVGMISIGDVVKRRIADTEMEAEAMRQYIATG
- a CDS encoding TRAP transporter substrate-binding protein, with product MKRLAIASAVLASAFGLAVSAQAQSLPVTKFNLVGSIGNLSMYTQQEVPFWTKTMPEKSGGAIQVEIKPFTELGLKGGEIFRLVSQGTLPMATTVLNYNTGEMPINESADLVGLVGSVEELQKVANVVRPMLAAEYEGKHGVKLLGFGSYQAQVIYCRDKISSLADLKGKKVRASGISQQSFVNYLGGSPLNIAFAEVQPALAKGVVDCAITGSLSGYKSKWHEAATHLLPMPVNFGLAATTANLAWWNKLDARVQALMTKEVRVLEDNIFAQAATETAIGVACNTGTAPCPEGAPAKMVLVPVTDADQALRKKAFAEAILPDFAKRCGADCVTRWNATVGKAVGITAKAM